In Mesorhizobium sp. 113-3-3, a genomic segment contains:
- a CDS encoding DUF2244 domain-containing protein: protein MSDTNASFQADEPFFHALLTPHRSLGRTGFLILMGALSFGWLVTGAFFLSRGAWPVFGFFGLDVVAVYIAFRANYRAARAREEVSVSHTSLDIRKTAPSGKSEAHRFNPFWARFSVARHAEIGITRMTVEAQGQNVPIGGFLDPESRESFATAFSRALATAKAR from the coding sequence ATGAGCGACACAAACGCCTCGTTCCAGGCTGACGAGCCCTTCTTTCACGCATTGCTGACCCCACACCGTTCGCTGGGCAGGACAGGCTTCCTGATCCTGATGGGCGCGCTGTCGTTCGGCTGGCTGGTGACCGGCGCGTTTTTCCTATCGCGGGGCGCCTGGCCGGTGTTCGGCTTCTTCGGCCTCGACGTGGTCGCCGTCTACATCGCCTTCCGCGCCAATTACCGGGCCGCCCGTGCCCGAGAGGAAGTGTCGGTCTCACACACCAGCCTCGACATCCGCAAGACAGCCCCCTCGGGAAAGTCGGAAGCACATCGCTTCAACCCGTTCTGGGCGCGGTTTTCGGTCGCCCGTCACGCCGAGATCGGCATCACCCGGATGACGGTGGAAGCGCAGGGCCAGAACGTGCCGATCGGCGGTTTTCTCGATCCCGAGTCCCGCGAGAGTTTTGCCACCGCCTTTTCGCGAGCGCTGGCGACCGCCAAGGCGCGCTGA
- a CDS encoding methylated-DNA--[protein]-cysteine S-methyltransferase gives MSTQTAVLKKDITPQGSDYEIVRRAIEKISLDYRDQPSLEELAEEVGETPTGLQKLFTRWAGLSPKAFLQAVTLDHARRLLDSGMPLLETSFELGMSGPGRLHDLFVTHEAMSPGDYKTRGAGLTIRYGYHPSPFGTALIMATDRGLAGLAFSDPGEERASFADMSSRWPNAIYVEDMTATGPYAARIFDPTLWRPDQPLHVVMIGTDFQVRVWEALLQIPMGKARTYSSIAASIGAPSASRAVGAANGANPLSFVVPCHRAIGKSGDLTGYHWGLTRKRAILGWEAGQVSS, from the coding sequence ATGAGCACACAGACAGCCGTCCTCAAGAAGGACATCACGCCGCAAGGCAGCGACTATGAGATCGTGCGCCGCGCCATCGAGAAGATCAGCCTCGACTATCGCGACCAGCCTTCGCTCGAGGAGCTTGCGGAAGAGGTTGGCGAGACGCCGACAGGGCTGCAAAAACTCTTCACCCGCTGGGCCGGCCTGTCGCCGAAAGCCTTCCTGCAGGCGGTGACGCTCGACCATGCGCGACGGCTGCTCGATTCCGGCATGCCGCTGCTCGAAACCTCCTTCGAACTGGGCATGTCCGGTCCCGGCCGGCTGCACGACCTGTTCGTCACCCATGAGGCGATGTCGCCGGGCGACTACAAGACGCGCGGCGCCGGCCTCACCATCCGCTACGGCTATCACCCCTCGCCTTTCGGCACCGCCCTGATCATGGCCACCGACCGTGGCCTTGCCGGCCTCGCCTTCAGCGATCCCGGCGAGGAACGTGCGTCATTCGCCGACATGTCCAGCCGCTGGCCGAACGCCATCTATGTCGAGGATATGACTGCCACTGGTCCTTACGCCGCGCGCATTTTCGATCCGACGCTGTGGCGTCCCGACCAGCCGCTGCATGTCGTCATGATCGGCACCGACTTCCAGGTCCGCGTCTGGGAGGCGCTGCTGCAGATTCCGATGGGCAAGGCCCGTACCTATTCCTCGATCGCCGCCAGCATCGGCGCGCCAAGCGCCAGCCGCGCGGTCGGCGCCGCCAATGGCGCCAACCCGCTGTCCTTCGTCGTGCCTTGCCACCGCGCCATCGGCAAGTCCGGCGACCTGACCGGATACCATTGGGGCCTGACCCGCAAGCGCGCCATCCTTGGCTGGGAGGCGGGACAAGTGTCGTCGTAA
- a CDS encoding ribokinase, which yields MIVVVGSINLDLIARVDRLPSPGETVSGSGFSTAPGGKGANQALAAARAGVPVRMVGAVGKDSFATEALALLREAKVDLSGVAETFASTGTALIMVGNDGENIIAVVPGANASVVPGDLSKTFLKKGDVVLLQHEIPLATIDAALDQARAAGAITVLNTAPFQGDAAAFLGKADYAVANETEFDLYGEALALNGRDRAARMRDFAAKTGRTIVVTLGGDGVMAATPSDFLTVAAMKITPVDTVGAGDTFCGYFAAGLSSGLALDKALARAGAAGSLACLKPGAQPAIPQARDVDQALQEVS from the coding sequence TTGATAGTCGTCGTCGGCTCGATCAACCTCGACCTTATCGCCAGAGTAGACCGCTTGCCGAGCCCCGGCGAAACGGTGAGCGGTTCCGGTTTCTCCACGGCGCCCGGCGGCAAGGGCGCCAACCAGGCGCTGGCCGCCGCGCGCGCCGGTGTCCCGGTCCGCATGGTCGGCGCCGTCGGCAAGGATAGTTTCGCCACCGAGGCGCTGGCATTGCTGCGCGAGGCCAAGGTCGATCTGTCCGGCGTGGCGGAAACCTTTGCCTCGACCGGAACGGCGCTGATCATGGTCGGTAACGACGGCGAGAACATCATCGCCGTGGTCCCCGGCGCCAATGCTTCCGTAGTGCCTGGTGACCTTTCCAAGACCTTCCTGAAAAAGGGCGATGTCGTGCTGCTCCAGCACGAGATTCCGCTGGCGACCATCGATGCGGCGCTCGACCAGGCGCGGGCCGCCGGCGCCATCACGGTGCTCAACACCGCCCCTTTCCAAGGCGACGCCGCGGCTTTCCTCGGCAAGGCCGATTATGCGGTCGCCAACGAGACCGAGTTCGACCTCTATGGCGAGGCGCTGGCGCTGAACGGCCGCGACCGTGCGGCACGCATGCGCGACTTCGCCGCGAAAACCGGCCGCACCATCGTCGTCACGCTCGGCGGCGACGGCGTCATGGCAGCGACGCCGAGCGATTTCCTGACCGTTGCGGCCATGAAGATCACGCCTGTCGACACGGTCGGCGCCGGCGACACCTTCTGCGGCTACTTCGCGGCCGGCCTGTCATCCGGCCTTGCGCTCGACAAGGCGCTGGCGCGCGCCGGTGCGGCGGGCTCACTCGCATGTCTCAAACCCGGCGCGCAGCCGGCGATCCCGCAGGCCAGGGATGTCGACCAGGCCTTGCAGGAAGTCAGTTGA
- the nth gene encoding endonuclease III, with translation MASPKSKDSSMPKNEPLPGRRDGSNAKPRPRPVRRTSRYSPAEVHEIFRRFSVQRPEPKGELEHVNAFTLLVAVVLSAQATDAGVNKATRALFQVADTPLRMLALGEAKVGEYIRTIGLWRNKAKNVIALSEALIRDHGGAVPDDRDELVKLPGVGRKTANVVLNMAFGQHTMAVDTHIFRIGNRLGLAPGKTPEQVEQGLLKIIPDEYMRHAHHWLILHGRYVCKARKPDCPACVIADICKAAEKTTSTPAPLVPIAPLDPVDEIQAQA, from the coding sequence ATGGCGAGCCCCAAGTCGAAAGATTCTTCCATGCCCAAAAATGAGCCGTTGCCGGGCCGGCGCGATGGTTCGAACGCCAAGCCGCGCCCCAGGCCGGTGCGGCGGACTTCGCGCTACAGTCCGGCCGAAGTGCACGAGATATTCCGCCGCTTTTCGGTGCAGCGGCCGGAGCCGAAGGGCGAGCTCGAACATGTCAACGCCTTCACGCTGCTGGTGGCGGTGGTGCTGTCGGCGCAGGCGACGGATGCCGGCGTCAACAAGGCGACGCGGGCGCTGTTCCAGGTTGCCGATACGCCGCTGAGGATGCTGGCGCTGGGCGAGGCCAAGGTCGGCGAGTACATCAGGACCATCGGTCTTTGGCGCAACAAGGCCAAGAACGTCATCGCGCTGTCGGAAGCGCTGATCCGCGACCATGGCGGCGCGGTGCCCGATGACCGCGACGAGTTGGTCAAACTGCCCGGCGTCGGGCGCAAGACTGCCAATGTCGTGCTCAACATGGCGTTCGGCCAGCACACGATGGCGGTCGACACCCACATTTTCCGCATCGGCAACCGGCTTGGCCTGGCGCCTGGCAAGACGCCCGAACAGGTCGAGCAAGGGCTGCTGAAGATCATCCCGGACGAATATATGCGCCATGCGCATCACTGGCTGATCCTGCATGGCCGCTATGTCTGCAAGGCGCGCAAGCCGGATTGCCCGGCCTGCGTCATTGCCGATATCTGCAAGGCTGCGGAGAAGACCACCAGCACTCCAGCACCGCTGGTGCCGATCGCTCCGCTCGATCCGGTGGACGAAATCCAGGCCCAAGCCTGA
- a CDS encoding tripartite tricarboxylate transporter permease — MDLLHNLALGFSTASTPANLGFCLIGVLLGTLIGVLPGIGATATIAMLLPITFQIGDPVSSLIMLAGIYYGAQYGGSTTAILINMPGESSSAVTAIDGYQMARQGRAGAALAIAAIGSFFAGTVSTFLVAVFAPPLTAIALQFGAAEYFSLMIVGLVSSIALAHGSIVKALAMVVLGLLLGIVGTDIYTGVPRFTLGIREYADGLNFVAVAVGVFGVAEILRNLENEHERSVLISKVSGLMPTRDDFKQMAAPIVRGTIIGSALGILPGGGAVLAAFASYTVEKRVSKNPQEFGKGAIAGVAGPESANNAGAQTSFIPMLTLGIPANPVMALMIGAMIIQGIVPGPNVATEQPELFWGIIASMWIGNLMLIILNLPLIGLWVKLLTIPYYVLFPIIMAFCSIGVYSVNTNAFDLYAVAFFGLLGYVLTKLRCEPAPLLLGFVLGPLLEENLRRAMILSRGDPSTFVTRPISTGLLLVALAVLVVVFLPSVKKKREEVFVEES; from the coding sequence ATGGACCTCCTCCACAACCTCGCGCTCGGCTTTTCGACGGCCTCGACGCCGGCCAATCTCGGTTTCTGCCTGATCGGCGTCCTGCTCGGCACGCTGATCGGCGTCCTGCCCGGCATCGGTGCCACGGCAACCATCGCCATGCTGCTGCCGATCACCTTCCAGATCGGCGATCCGGTTTCCTCCCTCATCATGCTCGCCGGCATTTATTACGGCGCCCAGTATGGCGGCTCGACCACCGCCATTCTGATCAACATGCCCGGCGAATCATCCTCCGCCGTCACCGCCATCGACGGCTATCAGATGGCCCGCCAGGGCCGCGCCGGGGCGGCGCTCGCGATCGCCGCGATCGGCTCGTTCTTCGCCGGCACGGTGTCGACCTTCCTCGTCGCCGTCTTTGCGCCGCCACTGACGGCGATAGCCCTGCAATTCGGCGCGGCGGAGTATTTTTCGCTGATGATCGTCGGCCTCGTCTCGTCCATCGCACTCGCCCACGGCTCGATCGTCAAGGCGTTGGCGATGGTCGTGCTCGGCCTGCTGTTAGGCATCGTCGGCACCGACATCTACACCGGCGTGCCGCGCTTCACGCTGGGCATCCGCGAATATGCCGACGGGCTGAATTTCGTCGCGGTGGCGGTCGGCGTCTTCGGCGTCGCCGAAATCCTGCGCAACCTCGAAAACGAGCATGAGCGCTCGGTGCTGATCAGCAAGGTTTCCGGGCTGATGCCGACCCGCGACGACTTCAAGCAAATGGCCGCGCCCATCGTGCGCGGAACCATCATAGGGTCGGCGCTGGGCATCCTGCCCGGCGGCGGCGCGGTGCTTGCGGCCTTTGCCTCCTACACGGTCGAAAAGCGCGTGTCGAAAAACCCGCAGGAATTCGGCAAGGGCGCCATCGCCGGCGTCGCGGGACCGGAATCGGCCAACAATGCCGGCGCCCAGACCTCCTTCATCCCGATGCTGACGCTGGGCATTCCGGCCAATCCTGTCATGGCGCTGATGATCGGCGCCATGATCATCCAGGGCATCGTGCCCGGCCCCAACGTGGCGACCGAACAGCCGGAGCTGTTCTGGGGCATCATCGCCTCGATGTGGATCGGCAATCTGATGCTGATCATCCTCAACCTGCCGCTGATCGGGCTTTGGGTGAAGCTGCTGACGATCCCCTACTACGTGCTGTTCCCGATCATCATGGCGTTCTGTTCGATCGGCGTTTACAGCGTCAACACAAATGCTTTCGACCTCTATGCCGTCGCCTTCTTCGGTCTGCTCGGCTACGTCCTGACCAAGCTGCGCTGCGAACCGGCACCGCTGCTGCTTGGCTTCGTGCTCGGCCCGCTGCTCGAGGAAAATTTGCGCCGCGCCATGATCCTGTCGCGCGGCGACCCCTCGACCTTCGTGACGCGTCCGATCAGCACCGGCCTGCTGCTCGTCGCACTGGCCGTGCTGGTCGTCGTCTTCCTGCCGTCGGTCAAGAAGAAGCGCGAAGAGGTGTTCGTGGAGGAGAGTTGA
- a CDS encoding class I SAM-dependent methyltransferase encodes MAGEKVHLTGAKETLLMTLYGKALESRLAHSLLGDHFADEAVRKIDYDFSRLKVDENLGIGLAIRAKTLDVRVEDFLVRNPGAIVLHLGCGLDTRIFRVDPPPGVDWFDVDYPQVIELRRKLYPSRDHYHLIASSVTESGWLADVPRNRPAIVVAEGLTPYLPADEGLRLVSRLVSHLAGGELIFDAYSHFGLTLLRLHPSLRATGAEVHWAIDDPHELELAVPKLRFIEDISAYKPEHAARMGWSAKLFVRLWKHIPALRKIGRLLRYRF; translated from the coding sequence ATGGCTGGCGAGAAAGTGCATCTGACAGGGGCAAAGGAAACCTTGCTGATGACGCTCTATGGCAAGGCGCTGGAGAGCCGGCTGGCGCATTCGCTGCTCGGGGATCATTTCGCCGATGAAGCGGTGCGCAAGATCGACTATGATTTCTCCAGGCTCAAGGTCGACGAGAATCTCGGCATCGGCCTGGCGATCCGGGCCAAGACACTGGACGTTCGTGTCGAGGACTTTCTGGTCAGGAATCCCGGCGCCATCGTGCTGCATCTGGGCTGCGGGCTCGATACGCGCATCTTCCGTGTCGATCCGCCGCCGGGCGTGGACTGGTTCGATGTCGACTATCCGCAAGTCATCGAACTCAGGCGCAAGCTCTACCCATCCCGCGACCACTACCATCTCATCGCTTCGTCGGTGACCGAGTCCGGCTGGCTGGCCGACGTGCCCCGCAACCGCCCGGCCATCGTCGTGGCGGAGGGGCTGACGCCCTATCTACCCGCCGACGAAGGGCTGCGCCTGGTTTCGCGGCTTGTCTCGCATCTTGCCGGCGGCGAGCTGATATTCGACGCCTACAGCCATTTCGGCCTGACGCTGCTCCGCCTCCATCCGTCCTTGCGGGCGACGGGCGCCGAGGTTCATTGGGCGATCGACGATCCGCACGAGCTGGAACTGGCGGTTCCGAAGCTGCGCTTCATAGAGGATATTTCGGCCTACAAGCCTGAACACGCCGCCCGCATGGGCTGGTCCGCCAAATTGTTCGTTCGCCTGTGGAAACACATCCCGGCGCTGCGCAAGATCGGCAGGCTGCTGCGCTACCGGTTCTAG
- a CDS encoding tripartite tricarboxylate transporter TctB family protein, producing MKPFAIDRTNGLCAALFIFFGAFFALQSLSLEIGTALRMGPGYFPLVLAIVLIVLGAIILVQAIRVEGEPIGPMAWRGMLFILPAPIFFGLTVRGLGFVPSIFLTALIAAFASSRMKPLTALLLSAGLTLFSVLVFSYALGLPFQRFGPWLPRWPAL from the coding sequence ATGAAACCTTTCGCAATCGACAGGACAAACGGCCTGTGCGCGGCGCTGTTCATCTTTTTCGGCGCGTTTTTCGCGCTGCAGTCGCTTAGCCTCGAAATCGGCACAGCGTTGCGCATGGGACCGGGCTATTTCCCGCTGGTCCTGGCGATCGTGTTGATCGTGCTGGGCGCCATCATTCTCGTCCAGGCGATACGCGTCGAGGGCGAGCCGATCGGCCCCATGGCGTGGCGTGGCATGCTGTTCATCCTGCCCGCGCCGATCTTCTTCGGCCTGACCGTGCGCGGCCTCGGCTTCGTGCCGTCTATCTTCCTGACGGCGCTGATCGCCGCCTTCGCCAGCAGCCGCATGAAGCCGCTGACCGCGCTCCTGCTGTCGGCAGGCCTGACCCTGTTTTCGGTCCTCGTCTTCAGCTACGCGCTCGGCCTGCCGTTCCAGCGCTTCGGCCCTTGGCTGCCCCGGTGGCCGGCATTGTGA